Genomic segment of Paraburkholderia fungorum:
CAGAACGTGTCGTCGGCTTTTACATCGTGCTGGACGTTATAAGGAGCGGCCTCGCAGGCGCTCACGATCACCTTGTCATTATCAGGCTCATCGACCGGCCGCATGCCGTCGCGAAACCGTCGCGTGAAGAAATCATTCCACGACGCAAATCCCCAGTAAGGTTGATCTGGATTGCAAATAAACTGGGAAAGGCCGATTCGTTGATCGGCCTCGCGGGACAGCCAGCCGTCGGGTGGCGAAACAGTCAGGTGCTCGCGCGAATGCGGGCCGCTCAGAAAGCCGCACCAGCAATTCAGCACGCGTTTGAGTTGCGCGTTCAAGGCAGGGTCCCGAAACAGCGCGTAGCCCGAGGGCATGCACATCGGCCAGTCGAGCAACGCATTCAAAGGACAATGAATCAGGCTTGTCGTGCTGAAGGGCGGCGCATAGGTCATCAGATAATCGATCACATCCATCAATTCGTCGATGTTTGAATAACCCAGAACGAATCCGGCTTCACGTGCCTGGGCGATAGCTCGCGTCAGGTCCATTCGAAGGACCGCATCGTCATTTACCAGTGCTGCGAGTTCCTCGACAGCCCTCGTTCGCGGCTCGCTAGCGCCTCGCTGCCGCGCTTTCGCCGCTACCTCCGTGCGGTATCGAGCCAGGTGGGGCTCATGAGTCGGGAGCCAGCCTCCCAGGCGACGTCGCTCTTCAGTTGCCTTGCCGGCTTCGTGTGCCATGTCCAATCCTTTCATTTGTTGGGGAGAAATTCCGAATCGTGCAATGGAGCCGCCACATGACGCGGACACTGTGGGCT
This window contains:
- a CDS encoding phosphatidylserine decarboxylase family protein, encoding MAHEAGKATEERRRLGGWLPTHEPHLARYRTEVAAKARQRGASEPRTRAVEELAALVNDDAVLRMDLTRAIAQAREAGFVLGYSNIDELMDVIDYLMTYAPPFSTTSLIHCPLNALLDWPMCMPSGYALFRDPALNAQLKRVLNCWCGFLSGPHSREHLTVSPPDGWLSREADQRIGLSQFICNPDQPYWGFASWNDFFTRRFRDGMRPVDEPDNDKVIVSACEAAPYNVQHDVKADDTFWIKAQPYSLRDVFTANRSELADTFAGGSVYQAFLSAFNYHRWHAPVSGVVSHAYAVDGTYYSNADSEGEDPAGLNDSQGYITAVAARAVIVIECDDRSIGKVACIFVGMADVSSCIIEALPGMRLRKGDELGFFQYGGSTCCLVFEPGVIEGFVPQPPFDDKSTPVKVNSRIAIAR